The following are encoded in a window of Sulfitobacter sp. S190 genomic DNA:
- a CDS encoding glycosyl hydrolase family 28-related protein gives MNKAITDGIELMPAPFADGLDQYSRGDGTPGSPTYASTADASFVPADQDFGGALELLKTQSTQRLRFKGETPILPGCYLQVKVRIKAVSGSLPSVRIAAYAARANGSRISNVTDEAATAALTTYGQVVEVSAIVGIGNRQGVDMVWGTEAAYGHFGIDLIGQNGGVTRIDDIEISDISSVFLSDVVATVDVRDFGAVGDGSTDDTAAFEAANSAANGRTVLIPAGSFRLNGNVTFDAPTKFEGTVSMPTEAVLLLRRNYDLPNYIEAFGNEELAFRKAFQALINNSDHESLDLGGRKVSLSGPVDMQATVPDRTRYATRRIIKNGQLLAIDSPAWATDTVTGQATYNPNQSRTLSNVQNIANIAVGSHISGPGVGREIYVRSKNVATGEITMNAPLYDAAGTQNFTFQRFKYLLDFSGFDALSKFGLQHIEFQCSNRSSGIMLAPAGPVFTLRDCFVTTPKDRGVTSIGGGCQGIFIEGCQFLSGEDALTVPNRSTIALNINANDAKIRNNRATRFRHFAVVSGQNHIIAGNHFFQGDTVEDGFRSAGIVLAEKYASAIISENYCDNCFIEWNNERDSDPSYTSGFSFSSLDITSNVFLSGEVSPFFNYIVVQPYGPGHFINGMNVSGNRFRSINGNINQVERVDTTFADLNYSRMQNINWQGNSFHGVNTPVENPLRLEHQENSAQQTWVVGVGNGLPFDSRAVNVDAVTVRGGVRDGGGGLVFTMPFVRTQQGSNRDQVAIVWSEAVQGKISMTVRMDNYVT, from the coding sequence ATGAACAAGGCGATTACCGATGGCATCGAACTGATGCCTGCACCATTTGCAGACGGGCTGGACCAATACTCACGCGGCGATGGTACGCCGGGGTCTCCTACATACGCCAGCACCGCTGACGCCTCTTTCGTCCCGGCGGATCAGGATTTTGGCGGTGCGCTGGAGTTGCTGAAAACACAAAGCACGCAACGGCTCCGCTTCAAGGGTGAAACGCCGATCCTGCCGGGATGCTATTTGCAGGTCAAAGTGCGTATCAAGGCGGTCAGTGGCAGCTTGCCCTCCGTTCGGATCGCCGCATATGCCGCCCGCGCGAACGGCAGCCGGATTTCGAACGTGACAGACGAAGCGGCGACCGCCGCGTTGACAACCTATGGCCAGGTGGTCGAGGTCAGTGCGATCGTTGGCATCGGTAACCGACAGGGCGTCGACATGGTTTGGGGTACGGAAGCGGCATACGGCCATTTCGGTATCGACCTTATCGGCCAGAATGGCGGCGTGACACGTATCGACGATATCGAGATTTCGGATATCTCCTCGGTATTCTTGTCCGATGTCGTGGCGACAGTGGATGTCCGCGACTTTGGTGCGGTGGGCGACGGGTCTACCGACGACACAGCCGCCTTTGAAGCGGCAAATTCGGCCGCAAACGGTCGTACCGTTCTGATCCCTGCGGGATCATTCCGTCTGAATGGCAATGTAACCTTTGACGCGCCGACAAAATTTGAAGGCACCGTGAGCATGCCCACGGAAGCGGTCCTGCTGCTGCGTCGCAACTACGATTTGCCCAATTATATCGAGGCGTTCGGAAACGAGGAATTGGCGTTCCGCAAGGCGTTCCAGGCGCTGATCAACAACTCTGACCATGAATCGCTGGATCTGGGTGGGCGCAAAGTCTCCCTATCGGGCCCTGTGGACATGCAGGCGACAGTCCCGGATCGCACTCGCTACGCCACGCGCCGGATCATCAAGAACGGGCAGCTTTTGGCCATCGACAGCCCTGCATGGGCCACAGACACGGTGACGGGGCAGGCGACGTATAATCCGAACCAGTCGCGCACGCTCAGCAACGTTCAGAATATCGCGAACATCGCAGTCGGATCGCACATCAGCGGACCCGGTGTCGGTCGTGAGATTTACGTGCGCTCGAAAAATGTCGCCACGGGCGAAATCACCATGAACGCACCGCTCTACGATGCAGCGGGCACCCAGAATTTCACGTTTCAGCGGTTCAAATACCTGCTTGATTTCTCGGGCTTCGATGCGCTGAGTAAGTTCGGTCTGCAGCATATCGAATTCCAATGCTCAAACCGGTCCAGCGGGATCATGCTGGCCCCGGCAGGCCCCGTATTCACCCTGCGCGATTGTTTCGTGACCACCCCGAAGGACCGCGGTGTTACCTCGATCGGGGGGGGCTGTCAGGGGATTTTCATCGAGGGATGCCAATTCCTTTCGGGCGAAGACGCGCTGACCGTTCCAAACCGCAGCACGATCGCCCTGAACATCAACGCGAATGACGCAAAAATCCGCAACAACCGTGCAACGCGGTTCCGACATTTTGCCGTGGTGTCCGGGCAAAATCACATCATTGCGGGCAACCATTTCTTTCAGGGTGACACCGTCGAGGATGGCTTCCGGTCTGCCGGGATCGTCTTGGCCGAAAAATATGCCTCGGCGATCATTTCGGAGAACTATTGCGATAACTGTTTTATCGAATGGAACAACGAGCGTGATTCCGATCCGTCCTATACATCGGGGTTTTCGTTCAGCTCACTCGACATCACGAGCAACGTATTCCTGTCGGGTGAAGTGTCGCCGTTTTTCAACTATATCGTGGTTCAGCCATACGGCCCCGGCCATTTCATCAACGGCATGAATGTCAGCGGCAACCGTTTCCGCAGCATCAACGGGAACATCAATCAGGTCGAGCGGGTGGACACGACATTCGCGGACCTCAATTACAGCCGGATGCAAAATATCAACTGGCAAGGCAATTCGTTCCACGGCGTCAACACACCTGTCGAAAATCCGCTTCGGTTGGAGCATCAGGAAAACTCGGCCCAGCAAACCTGGGTGGTGGGCGTCGGCAATGGCCTGCCGTTCGACTCGCGGGCGGTCAATGTCGATGCTGTGACAGTGCGCGGGGGTGTGCGCGACGGCGGGGGTGGTCTCGTATTTACAATGCCTTTTGTGCGGACCCAGCAAGGCAGCAACCGCGATCAGGTCGCAATTGTGTGGTCCGAAGCGGTACAGGGAAAAATCAGTATGACTGTCCGCATGGACAATTACGTCACCTGA
- a CDS encoding DUF4864 domain-containing protein has translation MKTILGALAILPLSFTPAVADQSAIKGTINSQFEAFKTDDFETAFTFASPTLQRLFQTPQNFGRMVTQGYPMVWRPAQVQYLELREDVGVFFQKVMITDQSGGLHVLEYRMQQTENGWRISGVQILDAPGASV, from the coding sequence ATGAAAACCATTCTTGGCGCATTGGCGATACTGCCCCTGTCTTTCACGCCCGCAGTCGCGGATCAGAGCGCAATCAAAGGAACGATCAACAGCCAGTTCGAGGCGTTCAAGACGGACGATTTCGAAACAGCATTTACATTCGCCAGCCCGACGCTTCAGCGTCTGTTTCAGACGCCGCAGAACTTTGGCCGCATGGTCACCCAAGGCTACCCGATGGTCTGGCGCCCTGCGCAAGTCCAATACCTCGAGCTGCGCGAGGATGTTGGCGTCTTTTTTCAGAAGGTCATGATTACCGATCAGTCCGGTGGCCTACATGTGCTTGAGTATCGTATGCAGCAAACGGAAAACGGGTGGCGCATCAGCGGTGTGCAAATCCTCGATGCACCGGGGGCGTCGGTCTGA
- a CDS encoding lysine--tRNA ligase, which translates to MSEMREAALQSKAWPFEEARRVLKRYQNKPPEKGHVLFETGYGPSGLPHIGTFGEVARTTMIRRAFEQLCDIPTRLICFSDDLDGMRKVPANVPDPEALAEHLQKPLTSVPDPFGTHDSFGDHNNAMLRRFLDTFGFEYEFYSATEFYGSGKFDEILLRAAEKYDEIMEVMLKSLREERRQTYSIFLPIHPQTGRVMYVPMKEVNAKDGTVTFDDEDGTEMTLPLTGGNVKLQWKPDFGARWAALGVDFEMYGKDHSTNTPIYDKICRILGEKAPEHFTYELFLDENGQKISKSSGNGLTIDEWLTYASTESLSYFMYLKPKTAKRMYFDVIPKAMDEYHQQLRAFETQDIKAQLNNPVWHIHGGDVPKSDMVVPFSMLLNLASVSSAEDKSQMWGFIQRYAPEATPETHPGMDAAAGYAVRYYNDFVKPTKVFRAPSDLEREALEDLRARLVAWEGGLDAEALQSEVFACGRDRFDPLRQWFTALYEVLLGASQGPRFGGFIALYGVQETIDLIDDALAGKLAED; encoded by the coding sequence ATGTCTGAGATGCGCGAAGCAGCACTGCAGAGCAAAGCGTGGCCTTTTGAAGAGGCCCGCCGGGTGCTCAAACGCTATCAGAACAAGCCGCCGGAAAAGGGCCATGTGCTTTTCGAGACGGGATACGGCCCGTCGGGACTGCCCCATATCGGAACGTTCGGCGAGGTGGCACGCACCACGATGATCCGCCGCGCGTTCGAACAGCTGTGCGATATTCCGACGCGCCTTATCTGTTTTTCGGACGATCTGGATGGCATGCGCAAGGTGCCCGCAAATGTGCCTGACCCCGAGGCGTTGGCAGAGCATCTTCAGAAGCCGTTGACCTCAGTGCCCGATCCATTCGGCACGCATGACAGTTTTGGCGACCACAACAACGCGATGCTGCGTCGTTTTCTCGACACGTTTGGCTTCGAGTACGAATTTTATTCGGCGACAGAGTTTTACGGCAGCGGCAAGTTTGACGAAATCCTGCTACGCGCAGCGGAAAAATACGATGAAATCATGGAGGTCATGCTCAAGTCGCTGCGTGAGGAGCGTCGGCAGACCTATTCCATTTTCCTGCCCATCCACCCCCAAACGGGCCGCGTGATGTACGTCCCGATGAAGGAAGTGAATGCAAAAGACGGGACCGTTACGTTCGACGACGAAGACGGCACCGAAATGACGCTGCCCTTGACGGGCGGGAATGTAAAGCTGCAATGGAAGCCGGATTTCGGTGCCCGCTGGGCCGCGCTGGGCGTGGACTTCGAGATGTACGGCAAGGACCACTCTACCAATACCCCGATCTACGACAAAATCTGCCGTATTCTCGGTGAAAAGGCGCCGGAGCATTTCACTTACGAGCTCTTTCTCGATGAGAATGGTCAGAAAATCTCGAAGTCGTCGGGCAACGGGCTGACCATCGATGAATGGCTGACCTACGCGAGCACGGAATCGCTGTCTTACTTCATGTATCTCAAGCCGAAGACCGCAAAACGGATGTATTTCGACGTCATTCCGAAAGCGATGGATGAATATCATCAACAGCTGCGCGCGTTCGAGACACAGGACATCAAGGCGCAACTGAACAATCCGGTTTGGCATATCCATGGCGGTGATGTTCCTAAATCCGATATGGTCGTCCCGTTTTCCATGCTTCTGAACCTCGCGTCTGTGTCGAGCGCGGAGGACAAGTCGCAGATGTGGGGCTTCATCCAGCGCTATGCCCCAGAAGCCACGCCCGAGACGCATCCCGGCATGGACGCCGCCGCGGGATACGCTGTGCGCTACTACAACGATTTCGTGAAACCGACGAAAGTGTTCCGCGCGCCGTCCGATCTGGAACGCGAAGCGCTCGAAGACCTGCGGGCGCGCTTGGTCGCGTGGGAGGGCGGTCTTGATGCCGAGGCGTTGCAATCGGAAGTTTTCGCCTGTGGTCGTGATCGTTTCGACCCCTTGCGCCAATGGTTCACTGCGCTCTACGAGGTACTGCTCGGCGCGAGCCAAGGGCCACGTTTCGGTGGGTTCATAGCACTTTACGGCGTTCAGGAGACAATCGATCTGATTGATGATGCCTTGGCCGGAAAGCTGGCTGAGGACTGA
- a CDS encoding tellurite resistance TerB family protein — protein MTSNPSLALSAQDCLVALMVAVSASDEDIGTTELIKIQAAVNLLPIFAEYDVDRIKVVSQMVFDLFEQEDGLDALFGLVREALPERLHETAYALACDVAAADGTLEETELRLLEEMRYELTIDRLHAAAIERGARARHMT, from the coding sequence ATGACCAGCAACCCTTCGCTCGCCCTCAGCGCCCAAGACTGCCTGGTCGCACTCATGGTGGCGGTCTCGGCCTCCGACGAAGACATCGGCACCACCGAACTGATCAAGATTCAGGCCGCCGTCAACTTGCTGCCAATCTTTGCCGAGTATGACGTTGACCGGATCAAGGTGGTCAGCCAGATGGTTTTCGATCTGTTCGAGCAGGAGGACGGTCTGGACGCCCTGTTCGGCCTCGTAAGGGAAGCCCTGCCGGAGCGTTTGCACGAAACAGCTTATGCGCTTGCTTGCGACGTCGCTGCGGCGGATGGAACGCTCGAAGAAACGGAGCTGCGCTTGCTCGAAGAGATGCGGTATGAGTTGACCATCGACCGGCTGCACGCTGCTGCGATTGAACGTGGTGCGCGGGCACGTCACATGACCTGA
- the dacB gene encoding D-alanyl-D-alanine carboxypeptidase/D-alanyl-D-alanine-endopeptidase gives MSAPVKFSVSRRWFLACGTAASALGLPVSAAPPTASLRPVMRGEDFFKRAARPAEEIIAAARLEGKVSFAVANAKTGAGLEMQEPVTARPPASVAKALTALYALDALGPLHRFETQLMATGGIENGEILGDLVLVGGCDPTLDTDTLAAMAAELKSQGIIGVRGGFKVYDAALPRLDRIDPKQPDQVGYNPGVSGIALNYNRVHFEWKRSSNGYAVTMEGRSAKYRPAVGMATMQLRDRQTPIYTYANEADRDVWTVARPALGRGGARWLPVRKPGLYAGEVMAVMAGSHGIRLGSPQLIDALPDGEICVRHASADLNSILRGMLKFSNNLTAEMVGLAATAARGPRPDTLKASAAAMNDWAKETLAMQSVALVDHSGLGDDSRLTARDMVAALVEARSASFRDILKPIAMLDDQRRAIKDHPVKVDAKTGTLNFVSTLAGYLTGPDGTEMAFAILAADEDIRATIAREDREGPAGGRSWNRRAKRMQQQLIERWGVLYGK, from the coding sequence ATGTCTGCACCTGTCAAATTCTCCGTCAGTCGCCGTTGGTTTCTGGCCTGCGGGACTGCCGCCAGCGCTTTGGGACTTCCCGTGTCGGCGGCACCGCCGACAGCATCCTTACGGCCCGTCATGCGGGGAGAGGATTTTTTCAAACGCGCCGCCCGTCCGGCCGAGGAAATTATTGCGGCCGCCCGGCTTGAAGGCAAAGTGTCCTTTGCCGTTGCCAATGCGAAAACGGGCGCAGGTCTCGAGATGCAAGAGCCTGTGACCGCCCGCCCCCCGGCCAGTGTCGCCAAGGCGCTGACGGCGCTCTACGCGCTGGATGCGCTTGGCCCCCTGCACCGGTTTGAAACGCAGCTGATGGCGACCGGCGGGATCGAGAATGGCGAAATTCTCGGCGATCTGGTTCTTGTCGGGGGCTGCGACCCGACGTTGGATACCGATACGCTTGCAGCGATGGCCGCCGAGTTGAAGTCACAGGGTATCATCGGTGTGCGCGGTGGTTTCAAAGTGTATGACGCCGCGCTTCCGCGCCTTGACCGGATCGATCCCAAGCAGCCCGATCAGGTCGGCTATAATCCCGGCGTGTCGGGCATCGCTTTGAACTACAACCGGGTCCACTTTGAATGGAAGCGCAGTAGCAACGGATATGCGGTCACGATGGAAGGGCGCTCTGCAAAATATCGCCCTGCCGTAGGGATGGCGACGATGCAGCTTCGAGATCGTCAGACGCCGATCTACACCTATGCAAACGAGGCGGACCGGGATGTCTGGACCGTTGCGCGCCCTGCGTTGGGCAGGGGGGGCGCACGATGGTTGCCGGTGCGCAAACCGGGTTTGTACGCCGGCGAAGTGATGGCGGTGATGGCAGGCAGCCACGGCATCAGGCTCGGCTCTCCGCAACTCATTGATGCATTGCCCGATGGCGAGATTTGCGTACGGCACGCGAGCGCGGATCTGAATTCCATCTTGCGCGGCATGTTGAAATTCTCCAACAACCTGACGGCCGAAATGGTGGGTCTCGCGGCAACGGCTGCGCGCGGGCCGCGTCCCGATACGCTCAAGGCTTCTGCGGCGGCGATGAACGATTGGGCCAAAGAGACGTTGGCGATGCAATCTGTGGCGCTGGTCGATCACTCCGGTCTGGGGGATGACAGCCGGCTTACGGCCCGTGACATGGTCGCCGCGCTGGTGGAAGCGCGCAGTGCCTCTTTCCGCGACATTCTCAAGCCTATTGCGATGCTGGACGACCAACGCCGCGCCATCAAGGATCACCCTGTAAAAGTGGATGCCAAAACGGGAACGTTGAATTTCGTCTCCACTTTGGCGGGGTATCTGACAGGGCCGGACGGGACGGAGATGGCTTTTGCGATCCTTGCCGCCGATGAGGATATCCGTGCCACCATTGCCCGTGAGGACCGCGAAGGCCCCGCAGGTGGGCGCAGTTGGAACAGGCGCGCGAAACGGATGCAGCAGCAGCTTATCGAACGCTGGGGCGTGCTCTACGGCAAGTGA
- a CDS encoding DMT family transporter, whose translation MQRAVLIMFIAMSLIPAGDSAGKLLTTTGMAEPAFIAWSRFAIGALAVLPFIKRNTWGLLADWRIWMRAATLACGISLIQMSLQTEPIATVFAAFFVGPLVSYILAAIFLREAVTPLRSALIVLGFVGVLIVVRPGLGASTGLLWAVLAGFCYGAFLAQSRWLRDTGSPLALIFSQLFIAALLTAPFGLLNLPAFDARVVILTTTSALCSMAGNLLLLYANQLAPASRLAPLVYFQLVAAIGLGWTVFGELPDAWTWTGLVVIIGAGLASSRAR comes from the coding sequence ATGCAACGCGCCGTGCTCATCATGTTCATTGCCATGTCGCTGATCCCCGCAGGGGACAGCGCCGGTAAGCTGCTGACCACGACTGGGATGGCAGAACCCGCCTTCATCGCATGGTCCCGCTTTGCGATCGGGGCACTGGCGGTCCTGCCCTTTATCAAGCGCAATACGTGGGGGTTGCTTGCCGATTGGCGTATCTGGATGCGCGCCGCGACCTTGGCGTGCGGCATCAGTCTGATCCAGATGTCGCTACAGACAGAACCCATCGCAACCGTTTTCGCCGCCTTCTTCGTCGGTCCGCTGGTCAGCTACATACTCGCCGCCATCTTCTTGCGCGAAGCGGTTACCCCTTTGCGGTCTGCGCTGATCGTCCTGGGCTTTGTTGGCGTGCTCATCGTCGTACGACCGGGACTGGGCGCTTCGACGGGCCTGCTCTGGGCCGTTCTGGCCGGGTTTTGCTACGGGGCTTTTCTGGCGCAGTCCCGATGGTTGCGCGATACCGGATCGCCTTTGGCGCTCATCTTTTCACAGCTCTTCATCGCTGCCTTGCTCACCGCGCCTTTCGGCCTTCTCAACCTGCCGGCATTCGACGCCCGGGTTGTAATCCTGACCACGACATCGGCCCTCTGCTCAATGGCGGGCAATCTGTTGCTGCTTTACGCCAACCAGTTGGCCCCCGCGAGCAGGCTTGCGCCCTTGGTCTATTTCCAACTGGTCGCAGCCATAGGACTTGGATGGACCGTCTTTGGCGAACTCCCAGATGCCTGGACCTGGACGGGATTGGTCGTGATTATCGGCGCGGGGCTTGCGTCATCCCGTGCGCGCTGA
- a CDS encoding nicotinate-nucleotide adenylyltransferase: MRHQFPYARTGQVIGLLGGSFDPAHAGHAHITREALKRFGLDQVWWLVSPGNPLKVRGPAPMADRLARARDVMRHPRVKVTDAEAHLGTRYTAQTLAALQAKYQGVRFVWLMGADNLAQFHLWQDWRGIMQSVPVGVLARPGDRISARMSRAAALYAPYRIPGRYSQLLAQAEAPAWCFVNVPMVDLSSTAIRASGAWSARTG, from the coding sequence TTGCGCCATCAGTTTCCATATGCGCGGACAGGGCAGGTGATTGGCCTATTGGGCGGATCTTTCGATCCCGCGCACGCAGGTCATGCGCATATTACGCGCGAGGCGCTCAAGCGGTTTGGCCTCGATCAGGTATGGTGGCTTGTCAGTCCCGGCAACCCGCTCAAAGTCCGTGGCCCGGCCCCAATGGCAGACCGGCTTGCACGGGCGCGTGACGTGATGCGCCATCCGCGGGTCAAGGTAACCGATGCCGAAGCGCATCTGGGCACACGGTACACGGCGCAGACCCTCGCGGCTTTGCAGGCCAAGTATCAAGGTGTCAGATTTGTATGGCTGATGGGCGCCGACAATCTTGCGCAGTTTCATCTGTGGCAGGACTGGCGCGGCATCATGCAGTCGGTCCCGGTGGGCGTTCTGGCCCGGCCCGGAGACCGCATCTCTGCGCGGATGAGCCGGGCTGCCGCACTCTATGCGCCCTACCGGATACCGGGGCGGTACAGTCAGCTTTTGGCGCAGGCAGAGGCACCGGCGTGGTGCTTCGTAAATGTTCCGATGGTCGATCTGTCTTCTACCGCGATCCGCGCTTCGGGCGCTTGGTCAGCGCGCACGGGATGA
- a CDS encoding sodium:alanine symporter family protein gives MKRFTLPGLAAAATVLPTLAAAQEAANFDQRVNDIFASSTGWFVNLIFMNLPGTNFPWIVLWLVVAASIFTIYFSFIQVRAFAHAISLVKGDYSDPDDAGEVSHFQALATALSGTVGLGNIAGVAVAVGIGGPGATFWMILAGLLGMASKFTECTLGVKYRNEYPDGSVSGGPMYYMTKGFKERGLPGGRVLAVVFAIFTIGGALGGGNMFQANQAHAQITQITGDFSGLITGAIFAAVVFLVIVGGIKSIAKVTEKIVPFMGILYVLAALVILIVNADQISWAFGQIFEGAFTGLGVAGGFVGALIQGFKRAAFSNEAGVGSAAIAHSAVRTKEPITEGVVSLLEPFIDTVVICTMTALVITISGVLVMDPASGNFVLNEAGSAIQTVDGVSGVALTSAAFASGFSWFPYILALAVILFAFSTMISWSYYGLKAWTYLFGEGKVTELIFKLIFCFFIIVGAAAQLGAVIDFSDAMIFAMAVVNITALYFLMPIVKREMHSYFDRLKTGEIRKFAD, from the coding sequence ATGAAACGATTTACGCTTCCCGGACTGGCGGCTGCGGCCACTGTCCTTCCTACGTTGGCGGCGGCCCAAGAGGCTGCGAATTTTGATCAGCGCGTCAACGACATCTTTGCAAGCTCGACGGGGTGGTTCGTCAACCTGATCTTCATGAACCTGCCGGGGACCAACTTTCCATGGATCGTTCTGTGGCTGGTCGTCGCGGCGTCGATTTTCACCATCTATTTCAGCTTTATTCAGGTACGTGCCTTCGCGCACGCCATCAGCCTTGTCAAAGGGGACTATTCCGACCCTGATGATGCAGGCGAAGTGAGCCACTTTCAGGCTTTGGCAACTGCGCTTTCCGGTACTGTCGGCTTGGGCAATATTGCCGGTGTCGCCGTGGCGGTCGGGATCGGGGGGCCGGGCGCAACTTTCTGGATGATCCTCGCCGGCCTGCTCGGGATGGCATCGAAGTTCACCGAATGTACGCTCGGGGTGAAATACCGTAACGAATACCCTGACGGGTCTGTGTCCGGTGGTCCGATGTATTACATGACCAAAGGGTTCAAGGAGCGCGGTCTGCCCGGCGGGCGCGTGCTGGCGGTTGTTTTTGCGATCTTTACCATCGGTGGTGCCCTGGGCGGCGGGAACATGTTTCAGGCCAACCAGGCACACGCACAGATCACACAGATTACAGGCGATTTCTCGGGTCTGATCACCGGCGCAATTTTTGCGGCAGTCGTGTTTCTGGTCATCGTCGGCGGGATCAAGTCCATCGCCAAGGTGACGGAGAAGATCGTGCCCTTCATGGGGATCCTCTACGTTCTGGCGGCCTTGGTCATCCTGATCGTGAATGCGGATCAAATCAGTTGGGCGTTTGGCCAGATTTTTGAAGGCGCGTTTACGGGTCTTGGCGTGGCAGGCGGCTTTGTCGGTGCGTTGATCCAGGGCTTCAAACGGGCCGCTTTCTCCAACGAAGCGGGCGTGGGCTCTGCCGCGATTGCCCACTCGGCGGTGCGCACGAAAGAGCCGATCACCGAAGGCGTCGTGTCTTTGCTCGAGCCTTTCATCGATACGGTTGTAATCTGCACCATGACGGCGCTTGTCATCACCATCTCCGGCGTTCTTGTCATGGATCCGGCGTCAGGCAATTTCGTTCTGAACGAAGCCGGTAGCGCAATCCAGACCGTTGATGGCGTTTCGGGCGTGGCCCTGACCTCTGCCGCATTCGCGAGCGGGTTCAGCTGGTTCCCGTACATTCTCGCACTTGCGGTGATCCTGTTTGCGTTCTCGACCATGATCAGCTGGTCCTACTACGGGCTGAAAGCATGGACGTACCTGTTTGGCGAAGGCAAGGTGACGGAGCTGATCTTTAAATTGATCTTCTGCTTCTTCATCATCGTCGGCGCGGCGGCGCAGCTGGGTGCTGTCATCGACTTCTCCGATGCGATGATCTTTGCCATGGCGGTCGTCAACATCACGGCGCTGTATTTCCTCATGCCAATCGTCAAGCGTGAGATGCACAGCTATTTCGACCGGCTGAAAACAGGCGAGATCCGCAAATTCGCGGACTGA
- a CDS encoding universal stress protein, giving the protein MSQTTLIVGLDGSDAGNRALDFAKAQATRIGDCLIVLVFVIEWSPFSFQTKEENEKRHQRREEELKLAHDRVLDPAVKATEAEGYAVEGVVRHGDVAEILEKQSKNRQAAQLIVGRVGQQSVKDRIFGNVTGRLVTASSVPITVIP; this is encoded by the coding sequence ATGTCTCAAACCACACTTATCGTGGGTCTGGACGGGTCTGATGCGGGCAATCGCGCGCTGGATTTCGCCAAGGCTCAGGCCACGCGCATCGGCGACTGCCTGATTGTGCTCGTATTTGTAATTGAATGGTCGCCCTTCAGTTTCCAGACCAAGGAAGAAAACGAAAAGCGCCACCAGCGGCGCGAAGAAGAGCTCAAGCTCGCGCACGACCGTGTGCTCGACCCTGCCGTGAAAGCGACCGAAGCCGAAGGCTACGCGGTCGAAGGCGTTGTGCGGCACGGTGATGTGGCCGAAATCCTCGAAAAGCAGTCCAAGAACCGTCAGGCCGCCCAGTTGATCGTGGGACGTGTTGGCCAGCAAAGCGTGAAGGATCGCATTTTTGGCAATGTGACCGGTCGTCTGGTTACGGCGTCAAGCGTTCCGATCACAGTTATTCCGTAA